In Streptomyces sp. ML-6, the genomic stretch CCGCGTCCTTCGGACTGCTGGCGTCCCCGGCCCGGCTGCACATCGTGTGGGCGCTGGCCCAGGGCGAGAGCGACGTGACCGGACTCGCGGAGCGGGTGGGCGGTGCGCTGCCCGCCGTCAGCCAGCACCTGACGAAGCTGAAGCTCGCGGGGCTCGTCCGCTCCTGCCGCGACGGCCGGCGGATGGTGTACTTCGTGGACGACCCCGACGTGGTGGCCGTGGTGCGGATGATGGTCGCCCGGCTGGCCGCACGTGCCGCCTCCACCCCCTCGCGCACCCTCCGCCGGACCGGTGCCTGAGACCTCCGCGACCGAGGGGCGGGGCCTGGTGGTGCCGTTCCCGTCGCGGACCCTTCCGGCGCCGGCCGGCGCCCCCGCGACCGGCGGCACCCCGGCGGGCCCCACCTCGCTCCAGGTGCTGCGCACCCTGGACAGCGGCCCCCACGGTCTGACGGACGAGGAGGCCGAGGAACGCCTGGCCGGGTACGGCGAGAACACCCTGCCCGCCCGGCGGACGGTCTCGTGGCCCGGCCGGTTCCTGCGCAGCCTCCGCGACCCGTTCACCGCGGTGCTGCTCTGCCTCGGACTGGTGTCCGTGGCCGTCGCGTCCTGGGGCCCGGCCTGTGTGATCACGGTGCTCGTGGCGGTCAGCTGCGCGCTGCGGTCGGCCGGGGAGTACCGGGCCGACCGGTCGATGGCGGGACTGCGGGAACTGGTGGCGACCACCGCCACGGTGGTGCGCCGCACGGGGCGGGACGCGGACCCGGTGCCGCGCGAGATCCCGGTCGACCAACTGGTGCCCGGGGACGTGGTCCGGCTCGGGCCCGGGGACCTCGTCCCCGCCGACGTACGGCTGTTGCGCGCGAACAGCCTGAGCGTGAACCAGGCGGCGCTGACCGGCGAGTCGGCCCCGGTCGCCAAGTACCCCGTCGACGCGCCGGGCCGGCCGGGGAGCGGGAGGCCGGACGCGCCGGGCGGGTCCGGGAGCGGGGCGCCGGAGCAGGGGCCGTTCGGCGAGCCGCAGTCGTGCTTCCAGGGCAGCAGCGTCATGTCGGGCAGCGGCACCGCGGTGGTCGTGGCGACCGGGGCGCGCACCCGGTTCGCCGCCGCGCACGACTTCGTGCACCCGCGCGGCCCGAGCGCCTTCGACCGTTCCGTGCACGGGATCTCCTGGACCCTCATCCGGTTCATGCTGGTGACGCCGCCGCTGGTGCTGATGGCGAACGCCGCCCTGCGCGGCCGGGGCCTGGAGACGCTGCCCTTCGCGGTGGCGGTGGCGGTGGGACTCACCCCGGAGATGCTGCCGGTCGTCGTCACCACCTGCCTGGCCCGCGGCGCCTCGCTCCTCGCCCGCGCCCACGGCGTGATCGTCCGACGGCTGCCCGCGCTGCACGACCTGGGCGCGGTCGACGTGCTGTGCCTGGACAAGACGGGCACGCTCACCCGGGACCGCCCCGTCGTGGTGCGCGGCCTGGACGCCGAGGGGCGGGACGACCCCGAGGTCCTGCGCTGGGCCGCCGTGAACGCCTGGTGGACGCTCCAACTCGCCGACCTGCCCGTCCCCGACGCCCTGGACGAGGCGATCCTCGACGCGGCCGACGCGCAGGACGCGCAGGCCCACGACGGGGTCGCGGCCGTGCCCTTCGACCCGGCCCGCCGCCTCTCCATCGCCGTGGTGCGCGTGCCGGGCCGGCTCGGCACGGACACGCTCGTCGTCAAGGGCGCCGTCGAGAGCGTGCTGGAACGGTGCGCCCTCGACGAGGACCGGCGCCGACGGCTGCTCCGGCTCGCGGCGGGCCGGGCGGACGACGGGCTGCGGCTCCTGGCGGTCGCCACCGCCGAACGCCCCGCCCGGCACCGCCCGTACACCCCCGCCGACGAACGCGGCCTGACCTTCGTGGGCTTCGTCGCCCTGCGCGAGGAACTCGTCCCCTCCGCGGCCGGCGCCCTGCGCGTCCTCGCCGACCGCGGCGTCACCGTCAAGGTGCTCACCGGCGACCACCCGGGCACCGCGGCCCGTGCCTGCCGGGACCTGGGGCTGGACCCGGGGGAGGTGTGCACGGCCGACCGCATCGACGGACTCACCGGCCCGGAACTGGCCGAACTCGCCGACCGCACCACCGTCTTCGCCCGCTGCACCCCCGAGCACAAGGCCCGCATCGTCACCACGCTGCGGGCCGCGGGCCGCACCGCGGGGTTCCTCGGGGACGGCGTCAACGACCTGCCCGCCCTGCACGCGGCCGACGTCGGGATCTGCCCGCGCGACGCCGTCGACATGGTCCGCGAGAGCGCCGACGTGATCCTCGCCGGCCGGGGCAAGGACCTGACCCCGATCGACCACGCGATCACGGCGGGCCGGCACAGCGGCGTCACCATCGCCACGTACCTGCGCATCACGCTGTCCTCGAACCTCGGCAACGTCATCGCCATGCTCTTCGCCGGGCTCCTGCTGCCCTTCCTGCCGATGCTCCCGGCCCAGGCCCTCGTCCAGAACCTGTGCTTCGACGCCGCCCAGCTCACCTTCTCCTACGACCGGCCCGCGCCCGCCGCGCTCAAGGGCCCGACGGCGCTGCGCCCGCGGGACCTGCTCCGCTTCATCACCGGTTTCGGGGCGCTCAACGCCGTCGCCGACCTGGCCACCTTCGGGGTGCTCGCCCTCGCCCTGTACGGGCCCGGCGGCGCGGACGACGAGGCGGTGTTCCACTCGGGCTGGTTCACCGAGAACCTGCTCACCCAGGCCCTGGTGATGGTGCTCCTGCGGACCGGCCGCCGCACGGCCGGGGCCCGCGGCGGCAGCCCGGTCGGCAGGGCGGCGGCCGGACTCGCCGTCACCGGGCTGCTGCTGCCGCTCTCCCCGCTCGGCCCGCCCCTGGGCATGACGGCGCTGCCCGCCCTCTACTACCCGCTGCTCGTGGCGGTGCTCGGGCTGTACGCGGCGGCCCTCGCGATTGCCGTCCGCCGCCAGGGGAACCGCGACACGCGGCCCCGGCCGCCGGTCGCGTGAGCCGGGCCGGGGCTACTTGCTGATGGCGAAGCGCATCAGCGCGTGCTCGTTGCCCTGCTTGATCTTCCCCGTCGTGTTGATCACTTCGAGCTTCCAGGCGTTGCCGACCCGCATGGCCTTGGCCACGGCGCAGCCGTTGTCGGTGGTGAGCAGGCTCGGCCAGATGTCGGCCACCTGCTGGGAGCTGCCGCCGGTCGCGTCGTACACCTTGAAGCTGATGTTGCGCGCCTTCTGGAAGGAGCTGCCCTTCTTGTACGCGGCGGCGATGAACACGATCGACGTGATGTTCTCCGGCAGGCGCGCGAACTCGACCGTCACCGTCTCGTCGTCGCCGTCCCCGCGACCGGTCTGGTTGTCGCCGCTGTGGAGCAGCGAGCCGTTGCCCATCGGATCGAGGGAGTCGAGGCCCGCCAGGCGCACCGGGTCCGCGCCCTGCATCGCGACGGCGATCAGGTCGAGGTCCGTCCCGGACTTGCGGCGCAGCATCCCCATCATCCCGCCGCTGCTTCCGGCGGTGGGGTCCCAGGACACCCCTATGGACAGATGGGTCACTCCGTCCAGGTCCGCCGGGCCGTCTTCCTTCTTGAGCGTAATCATGCGTGGATCATCCCTTTGCTGGCGGTAATGCGACACACAGAGTGTGCCCGGAGCCTTTGGGGCCCCGCACACCCGGTCCGCCCGCCGCCGGTCGCCGCCGGTCGCGCACGCAGCCGCGGACGCCGGCGCGGGCCCGCGGTGCCGCCCCGTCAGGCGGGGACGGCGGCCGGGGTCGCCACCGGCACCACCACCGGCGATCCGTCCGACGAGGCCGTCAGGATCTCGGCCTCCACGCCGTACAACTCCCTCACCAGCGCGGGGTCGATGGTTTCGCGCGGGGTGCCGCAGGCGACGACCCGGCCGTCCCGCATGGCGATCAGCGTGTCGGCGTAACGGGCGGCGGCGGCGAGGTCGTGGACGACCATGACGACGGTGCGGCCGTCGGCGGCGATCTGCCGCACCAGGTCCAGGACCTCGACGGCGTGCCCGATGTCGAGCGCGCTGGTCGGCTCGTCGAGCAGCAGGACCGGGGTCTCCTGGGCCAGCGCCATGGCCAGCCAGCACCGCTGCCGCTGACCGCCGGAGAGTTCCTCGACCCGGCAGTCGGCCAGTGCGGCGGTCCCGGTGGCGGTCAGGGCGCGCTCGACCGCCCGTTCGTCGTCGCGGGACCACTGGCGGAACAGGCCCTGGTGCGGGTGGCGTCCGTAACGGACCAGGCCCGCCACCGTGACCGCCTCCGGCGCCTGCGGGGCCTGGGGGAGCAGGGCGATGCGGTGCGCGGCCTCCCGCTGCCGCATCCGCCACACGTCCTCGCCGTCGACCAGCACCCGGCCCGACTCCGGGGCGTGCAGCCGGGCCATCGAGCGCAACAGCGTCGACTTCCCGCAGCCGTTCGGCCCGACGATCGCGACCACATGGCCCGAAGGCGCCGTCACGTCGACGCGGTCGACGACCGTACGTCCGGAATATCCGGCAATGAGCTGCTCGGTGCGCAGTTCCATCTGGACCGCCCTTTCGGAATGACGAGACCCCTTGCTCGATGAGCCTGAGGTAAGGCTAACCTTAGTCATTGCGGCGGGGGTGTTGAGGCGGCTGTGAGCCATCGGCCTGCCCTCCGCGCAGTTCGTACATTTCCGTGAACCGTGGAGTTCCCATGACCCTGTCCAGCCGTCCCTCCCTGATCCTGCCGCGTCGCGCGGCCCGGGTCGCCGCCGCGGTCGGTGCGGCCGCGCTCCTCGTGACCGGTTGTGGTGCGGACTCCGGCGACAAGGACTCCAAGGGGTCCTCGGGCAAGGACTCCGCGGCATCGGCCACCCGGACCGTGAAGGACGCCACCGGCCGCGCCGTCGAGGTCCCGGCCCACCCCAAGCGGATCGTGACCCTCACTCAGGAGGAGCTCGACGCGGTGCTCGCGCTCGGCGTGAAGCCGGTCGGCATCACCAACGGACAGGGTCTGAACAAGCCGCCGGCCTACCTCGCCGACAAGGTCGAGGGCATCGAAGTCGTCGGCAACCTGCTCCAGCCGGTCATGGACAAGGTCGTCGCCGCCAAGCCCGACCTGATCCTCGCCGGTGACATGCAGGACGAGCAGGTCCTCGAGCAGCTGCGCGAGATCACCCCCGCCACCCTCGTCACCATGGCGCCGACCGACGACTGGAAGCTGTCGCTGCGCGGCATCGGCAACGCCCTGAACAAGCTCGACGTGGCCAACAAGGTCATCTCCGAGCACGAGAGCGCCGCCAAGGCCGCGGGCGAGAAGCTCGGCGGGAACAAGGGGGCCGAGGTCTCCATCGTCCGCTGGAACCCGGACGGGCCCAGCTGGATGGAGAACAAGCA encodes the following:
- a CDS encoding TerD family protein; the protein is MITLKKEDGPADLDGVTHLSIGVSWDPTAGSSGGMMGMLRRKSGTDLDLIAVAMQGADPVRLAGLDSLDPMGNGSLLHSGDNQTGRGDGDDETVTVEFARLPENITSIVFIAAAYKKGSSFQKARNISFKVYDATGGSSQQVADIWPSLLTTDNGCAVAKAMRVGNAWKLEVINTTGKIKQGNEHALMRFAISK
- a CDS encoding ABC transporter substrate-binding protein: MTLSSRPSLILPRRAARVAAAVGAAALLVTGCGADSGDKDSKGSSGKDSAASATRTVKDATGRAVEVPAHPKRIVTLTQEELDAVLALGVKPVGITNGQGLNKPPAYLADKVEGIEVVGNLLQPVMDKVVAAKPDLILAGDMQDEQVLEQLREITPATLVTMAPTDDWKLSLRGIGNALNKLDVANKVISEHESAAKAAGEKLGGNKGAEVSIVRWNPDGPSWMENKQFASGIALEMGLKRPKSQNKDGNAHTPSLSLEKINEIDGDWLFLSTLTSDGEQALEEVQSKAAYKELNAVKEGHVVTVNGSVWSTRGGPLAADEVIKDITKALTAS
- the mgtA gene encoding magnesium-translocating P-type ATPase; translated protein: MPETSATEGRGLVVPFPSRTLPAPAGAPATGGTPAGPTSLQVLRTLDSGPHGLTDEEAEERLAGYGENTLPARRTVSWPGRFLRSLRDPFTAVLLCLGLVSVAVASWGPACVITVLVAVSCALRSAGEYRADRSMAGLRELVATTATVVRRTGRDADPVPREIPVDQLVPGDVVRLGPGDLVPADVRLLRANSLSVNQAALTGESAPVAKYPVDAPGRPGSGRPDAPGGSGSGAPEQGPFGEPQSCFQGSSVMSGSGTAVVVATGARTRFAAAHDFVHPRGPSAFDRSVHGISWTLIRFMLVTPPLVLMANAALRGRGLETLPFAVAVAVGLTPEMLPVVVTTCLARGASLLARAHGVIVRRLPALHDLGAVDVLCLDKTGTLTRDRPVVVRGLDAEGRDDPEVLRWAAVNAWWTLQLADLPVPDALDEAILDAADAQDAQAHDGVAAVPFDPARRLSIAVVRVPGRLGTDTLVVKGAVESVLERCALDEDRRRRLLRLAAGRADDGLRLLAVATAERPARHRPYTPADERGLTFVGFVALREELVPSAAGALRVLADRGVTVKVLTGDHPGTAARACRDLGLDPGEVCTADRIDGLTGPELAELADRTTVFARCTPEHKARIVTTLRAAGRTAGFLGDGVNDLPALHAADVGICPRDAVDMVRESADVILAGRGKDLTPIDHAITAGRHSGVTIATYLRITLSSNLGNVIAMLFAGLLLPFLPMLPAQALVQNLCFDAAQLTFSYDRPAPAALKGPTALRPRDLLRFITGFGALNAVADLATFGVLALALYGPGGADDEAVFHSGWFTENLLTQALVMVLLRTGRRTAGARGGSPVGRAAAGLAVTGLLLPLSPLGPPLGMTALPALYYPLLVAVLGLYAAALAIAVRRQGNRDTRPRPPVA
- a CDS encoding ABC transporter ATP-binding protein gives rise to the protein MELRTEQLIAGYSGRTVVDRVDVTAPSGHVVAIVGPNGCGKSTLLRSMARLHAPESGRVLVDGEDVWRMRQREAAHRIALLPQAPQAPEAVTVAGLVRYGRHPHQGLFRQWSRDDERAVERALTATGTAALADCRVEELSGGQRQRCWLAMALAQETPVLLLDEPTSALDIGHAVEVLDLVRQIAADGRTVVMVVHDLAAAARYADTLIAMRDGRVVACGTPRETIDPALVRELYGVEAEILTASSDGSPVVVPVATPAAVPA
- a CDS encoding metalloregulator ArsR/SmtB family transcription factor, which gives rise to MVTDVDGFEDPPAEVLTEAAASFGLLASPARLHIVWALAQGESDVTGLAERVGGALPAVSQHLTKLKLAGLVRSCRDGRRMVYFVDDPDVVAVVRMMVARLAARAASTPSRTLRRTGA